The nucleotide sequence TCAAGACCCCCGAAAAATGAAGTAACCGCCGTGAGCCGTGCGGAGAGTCTCGTCTTTCTGCACGGCGCCCGTTCGGCAGCTGACTGCTCCTGCAAGACAACCCTGATCGGCCGTTCGCTTTCCACCTGTGAAGATGGTCATATCCGCACTGTGCGGGTTGAGCGAAAACACTCATGGAATGAGAAGTCGCGTGGACGTCGGCTCCGCGATGAATGAGAAATAAGCGATTGGCCTGCATCCGGCTGCATTTCTTCGATCTCTCCAATCCTTTGTGAAATGAGGTTTGCTGTTTGCAAAGAGGCGGTCATGGCCGGTTGCTGAAACTATGTGACAGGTGAGGGCATCACGATCTGGTGCGGGTTATGGATTGTGTGGAGGGGGAACGCATGAAGGTGTATGGGATACTGCTGATGGTCGCGATGCTTCTGTCGCCTTCGCTGAGCGACGCCCGCTGCCGGTCTCTGGCTGAGAGTGCCAGCCTCGGGAGTGAATATGGCACGTTCCCTTTGTACCCGGCCGAACGCGTCGTTGAAGCAGGTCAGGATCGTGGGAGTATGGCGCTGCAATGGGTCGGGTACGGCATCGGGGTTCCGCTGTTTATTGTGTCGATTCCGGTGGCCATGGCCGGAGCCGGTGTCGGCGCCGCGCTGCATCCCTGGGCGACGTGTATAGAGACGGAAGGCCGATTGCCGATGAAAGAGGTGCAGCACACCGCGGTTCAGCGGCCGCTGCTTCAGGAATGACTCCACCGAGTCGTGAACCGATGTCGAATAGACTTTTGTTCCCTCTCGTTCCCTGCTGAAGGTTCTCTCCAACGCATCGGCGAAGGCCTACTTCACAAACGGATAGCCGGCCTGTTGCCAGTCTTCGAGGGGCATGACCACGGCGGTCGTGTGAGTGAACCCGAGTTCTTCGAGCGACTGGGCGGCAAGTGAGGCGCGGTTGCCGCTTTGGCATTGAAGAATCACATTTCGGCCAAGATCGAGATTGGCCGGAAATCCCACCTGCTTCCAGATTTGAAATTCGAGGACCCCGCGGGGAATGTTGATTGCGCCCGGCACATGTCCGGCGGCAAATTCATTCGGTTCACGCACGTCCACGATCAGCGCCGTACCCGGATTCTCAACGATTTTGCGGTACGCCTCCATGTCGATCGTCTTGACCTGTTTCTTCGCCGCGTGAACTTTCTCCATCACCACCGGCGGAAAACTCTGCGCGAGCGCCAGTGGAGGAACAGCCAGAAGCGCACCGGCCACAATTGCCATGGAAGACGTGAATAACTGGTTCATATAGACGCTCCTCTAGTGAGATGGAGGCAGAGGGCCCGCACACCTGACTTCTTAGGATAAGGACAGGAGGATACTCTATCCCGTTTCTGTGAACGCCTCAAGGTGTGGGGCCACAGCCCAAGACTGTCCTTCTGAGAGCGGCCGGAATCATGATTGTCCTTGCGTGATGTGGCCCCGGATGGCACATCTAGAATATGAATGGCTTGCGCAGAAAGGTCTTGCTCAACCTGGGAAGCAGTCTCTTGCTGGCTAGTGGACTGAGTGCCTGTGGCACCGCGCCTGCCGCTTCGACCGCCATCCCGGTGGTGCACAGAAGCAGTCAGGTTGCCGAGGAGTCCAGCGTCGTGCAGTCTCTCCAAAAACAGCTGCGCGAGCGAGAGAAGCGGATTGACGAATTAGAGTCCCAGCTGAATATCCTGAAGATGATTGATCAGGATGTGGAGTTGCGGAGAAAGCCTTCACGCCCTCCAGCGACACTCACGCCGAGTGAAATACCATCGCATTGATTCTCCCGGGCGCCGGGGCTTTCGCAACATTCGCAGGTCGTCCCTCATGTACCGCCTGAACCGTGCGTGACGCCAACGCTGTCCTTCGAATCCCCAATCTGTATCGTTTTCGTGGCAGCGTATCGATCTCGATACGTCAGCGTTCCTTGCTCTCTTCCGTTTAACGACCCGGGGCTGAATATTCAGGGCATAATGCCCTGCCGGCATTCGGCATGTAGCTTGCTGAGGTTTCCCTCGTATCGAACCTCACACAAGGAGTGCCTGTCATGACGAATGCCCCACTACCGCTATCCAATGAGCTGTTGGTCCCAGGTATTTATGTGGATGAGAGTGCTGCCGGTGTTCTAGATATGCCTGCCCTGACGCGGGAGCTGGCTCGGGCGTCACTGAATCAAATCTGCCAACGTGAGCTGGTTTGGCTGATCTACGAGACGAATACGCCTGAGATCAGGGTGCAACTGAAGGAGACCCTGAGGGGGCATTTGGTCATGCTATGGGCGAAGGATGCGTTGCAAGGAAGGAGTGCAACGGAAGCCTTTTTCATCCGTTGCGAGGAGGCGTTGATCGCGCAGGCCGACATCGATAATGGAGTTCTGACCTGTGAGGTAGGCATGGCGCCGGTCAACCCGTCGGAGTTTATCGTCTTCCGCATTCGGATCAGGTTTGTGCGTCGGGGGTGAGGGTTTGGCGGAGAGGATAACCCGGATTCGATGACGGGCCTGCTTCAATAAGGTGTCGTGATGGATCTCCGGCTCCGTTGTGAACAGTCCCGGCGCTTGTGACTGTGTTTCCCGGCTCTTCCCTCACAGCAAGTGAATGAAGGCGGCTAGGTCGCGAT is from Nitrospira sp. and encodes:
- a CDS encoding rhodanese-like domain-containing protein; translation: MNQLFTSSMAIVAGALLAVPPLALAQSFPPVVMEKVHAAKKQVKTIDMEAYRKIVENPGTALIVDVREPNEFAAGHVPGAINIPRGVLEFQIWKQVGFPANLDLGRNVILQCQSGNRASLAAQSLEELGFTHTTAVVMPLEDWQQAGYPFVK